A genomic window from Scatophagus argus isolate fScaArg1 chromosome 17, fScaArg1.pri, whole genome shotgun sequence includes:
- the LOC124074913 gene encoding G-protein coupled receptor 20 — translation MESLLTNITSTAEPLLFLWTPNTPNCSTWDQRWGAHYLHRLAHLDAQLYQDFYAVWVSLMVCNCLMLVVGVVLNSLALYVFCGAANHSSASVVYTMNLAVADLLVALSLPARIALYHSGGNCVACSYVHTFSYFVNMYCSILFLTSICIDRYLAVVHASSTLHRCRTTGTARCVSATIWFIAVVVTYSFQSTALEFSSSCVLLPALFYLTILEFLLPLLAVVGFTLRVACFLSSNHGPMPQQSRARRTRAVTLLATVLVVFTICFTPFHIRQVLVYFRVKGGGEGLEQGHVLAYHITVTLSSLNSCLDPVVYCFVTDSFKRIWRMRMRGMRDGDGEAGHTSGADGERNSVNKCSGTALAIAHSVATLTFTSTPISVANMQQST, via the exons ATGGAGAGCCTCCTCACTAACATCACCTCCACCGCTGAACCCCTCCTGTTCCTCTGGACCCCTAACACACCTAACTGTAGCACCTGGGACCAGCGCTGGGGAGCACATTATCTGCATAGGTTAGCCCATCTGGACGCGCAACTCTACCAAGACTTCTATGCCGTGTGGGTCTCTCTCATG gtGTGTAACTGTTTGATGCTGGTGGTCGGTGTGGTCCTCAACAGCCTGGCTCTCTATGTCTTCTGTGGGGCCGCCAACCACTCCTCAGCCTCTGTGGTTTACACCATGAACCTTGCTGTAGCCGACCTGCTGGTGGCGCTGTCGCTGCCAGCTCGCATCGCTCTGTACCACAGCGGAGGGAACTGTGTGGCCTGCTCCTACGTTCACACCTTCAGTTACTTTGTCAACATGTACTGTAGTATACTGTTTCTGACCAG TATATGTATAGACCGGTACCTCGCCGTCGTCCATGCATCCAGTACTCTCCATCGATGCAGAACCACAGGAACAGCCAGGTGTGTCAGCGCCACAATTTGGTTCATTGCAGTCGTGGTCACCTATTCTTTCCAG AGCACAGCGTTGGAGTTCAGCTCCTCCTGTGTGCTCCTCCCTGCCCTCTTCTACCTCACCATCCTGGAGTTCCTCCTTCCCCTGCTGGCCGTGGTGGGCTTCACTCTACGCGTtgcctgttttctctcctccaaCCACGGCCCGATGCCCCAGCAGAGTCGGGCGAGGAGGACCCGCGCTGTCACACTGCTGGCCACCGTCTTGGTGGTCTTCACTATCTGCTTTACGCCTTTCCACATCCGGCAGGTGCTGGTTTACTTCAGGGTCAAAGGCGGAGGGGAGGGGCTCGAGCAGGGGCACGTGCTCGCATATCACATCACAGTTACCCTGAGCAGTCTGAACAGCTGCCTGGATCCAGTGGTTTACTGCTTCGTGACAGACAGCTTCAAGAGAATATGGAGGATGAGAATGAGAGGAATGAGGGACGGGGACGGGGAGGCGGGACATACAAGTGGGGCGGATGGGGAGAGGAATTCAGTGAATAAATGTTCGGGTACGGCACTGGCGATAGCTCACAGTGTGGCCACGCTCACCTTCACCAGCACTCCGATCTCTGTGGCAAACATGCAACAGTCCACTTAA
- the cfap20 gene encoding cilia- and flagella-associated protein 20: MFKNTFQSGFLSILYSIGSKPLQIWDKKVRNGHIKRITDNDIHSLVLEVEGTNVSTTYITCPADPKKTLGIKLPFLVMIIKNLKKYFTFEVQVLDDKNVRRRFRASNYQSTTRVKPFICTMPMRLDDGWNQIQFNLSDFTRRAYGTNYIETLRVQIHANCRIRRVYFSDRLYSEDELPAEFKLYLPVQNQKAKQ; encoded by the exons atgtttaaaaacacattccAAAGCGGATTCTTGTCTATTTTATACAGCATCGGGAGCAAACCACTTCAGATATGGGACAAAAAG GTGAGGAATGGTCACATCAAGAGAATAACAGACAATGACATCCACTCGCTGGTGTTGGAGGTTGAGGGGACAAATGTCAG TACCACCTACATAACATGTCCTGCAGACCCCAAGAAGACACTGGGCATCAAGCTACCTTTTCTCGTTATGATCATCAAGAACCTCAAGAAGTATTTCACTTTTGAAGTCCAG GTGTTGGATGATAAAAATGTTCGTCGGCGATTTCGAGCGAGTAACTATCAAAGCACAACGCGGGTGAAGCCGTTTATCTGTACCATGCCCATGAGGCTGGATGATGGCTGGAACCAGATTCAGTTCAACCTGTCGGACTTCACCAGGAGGGCCTATGGAACCAATTACATTGAGACATTGCGTGTACAG ATCCATGCTAACTGTCGAATAAGAAGAGTGTATTTCTCAGACAGACTATACTCTGAGGATGAGCTCCCAGCAGAGTTTAAACTCTACCTGCCTGTCCAGAACCAGAAAGcaaag CAGTAG